The proteins below are encoded in one region of Doryrhamphus excisus isolate RoL2022-K1 chromosome 4, RoL_Dexc_1.0, whole genome shotgun sequence:
- the LOC131128638 gene encoding kinesin-like protein KIF7 isoform X2 — translation MTTCVLLKKLKHAEGGIISCFAKDVFTLLDKKKQSSSNGVHATVRLSYLELYKEELRDLLELDTSGKDLHIRDNIRGNTVVVGAKEVVVSSSEELLNILEVGNALRQTGATGMNKHSSRSHTILTLWLTQTFPDKPSKAERLSKFCVVDLAGSERVGKTGNTGIRFEESVHINTGLLALGNVIRALTNAGRQRGAYIPYRHAKITRLLRDSLGGNACTLLVACVSPSHHSFAESLSVLKFASKSRHIRHRTDVETPEALTFDTPPLTSKYGNLDHEVQPLRPVLEQTSPHNDDNQTRETSYSLLVHQAAKLLNEVCGTKVNDSFTRRVREWNKRLKAVSCQSNHSDDVSWVADGDSRHVVTKDTKTSPEFLGSDFKVKEVKDSTFTLAFCEQKEQIERLVDQQILIDRLRCDLMTLRGKACCRGQHGPHSASLIRPSCGHMLISKMHSSLPAESLERLMATFKVTSHRLQSEEERKDFCPLLKQTPEVKGQETKDRKDLVSGLGWISRQKKSSLKEKTFGQEQTSKQRPQQATRISEQCRTRQRTSLTQRRIQMLSANMSLKEELVKEMEKTEKDTLAAVRHDSGDRREDDVLARLSEQSRKCRATLRNSLQHMDLLRAQLQKSLRGAGLESSDNPEEWNPDRVDSLVHLKVYRNQQQQGSKEPHERCWLEEAEELELRRRAKQQELEEELRSSREVLQRRDACLQQKNKLEMARLRSSQALRQDLLRVSMRLETLEEKKHAAQTSMKERETLKKRRDCLDSQLKDNIVLTVEEEQLDEAVQVLDAALDFKQRSIKDQQEKMASPCESALIADVTGKVRTLSQAEASELLVKYFNKVISLRQTEGRLCLYCEELEILCGEQEAACRQLEAALQHLALDADRRLTLQQQEHQRNIQSLLHKLRDGISDEAQLVLQDRLQNLEKELFFYKHCSRKLRKQLKESQNDPQPVDTDDPAQTHPEQQPSPSSSSSSSSADLHGGAKVAPECHQISSLARFHGYSERWPPHHHHHHHLGSRTAAGVRRKKLREPSPADVQARDSVVDTGIEMLSDDSLDVSASS, via the exons atgacaacttgtgTACTACTGAAGAAATTAAAGC ATGCAGAAGGAGGCATCATCTCCTGCTTTGCCAAGGATGTCTTCACCCTGCTGGATAAGAAGAAGCAGAGCAGCAGCAATGGAGTACATGCTACGGTTCGCCTGTCCTACTTGGAACTGTACAAGGAGGAGCTGAGGGATCTTCTGGAGCTCGATACCTCGGGCAAAGACCTTCACATCAGGGATAACATTAGAGGAAACACAG TGGTGGTGGGAGCCAAAGAGGTGGTGGTCTCCTCCTCTGAGGAGCTCCTCAACATCCTGGAGGTGGGCAACGCCTTAAGGCAAACAGGCGCCACCGGCATGAACAAGCACTCCAGCCGCTCCCACACCATCCTCACACTGTGGCTCACCCAGACCTTCCCCGATAAGCCCTCCAAGGCCGAGCGCCTCTCCAAGTTCTGCGTGGTGGACCTAGCCGGCTCGGAGCGTGTCGGTAAAACGGGAAACACTGGGATAAGATTTGAGGAGTCAGTCCACATCAACACGGGCCTCCTGGCGCTGGGCAACGTCATCCGCGCCCTCACCAATGCGGGTCGCCAACGCGGCGCTTATATTCCGTACCGCCACGCCAAAATCACCCGCCTGCTACGTGACTCGCTCGGAGGCAATGCCTGCACCTTATTGGTGGCGTGTGTAAGCCCCTCCCACCACAGCTTTGCAGAAAGTTTAAGCGTACTGAAGTTTGCGTCCAAGTCTCGCCACATTCGCCACCGTACTGATGTGGAAACACCTGAGGCGTTAACCTTTGACACCCCACCCCTGACTTCCAAATATGGTAATCTGGACCATGAAGTCCAGCCTCTGAGACCAGTACTGGAGCAGACCAGTCCACATAACGATGACAACCAGACACGAGAAACATCTTACTCTTTATTGGTCCATCAAGCTGCTAAACTTCTCAATGAGGTCTGTGGCACAAAAGTCAACGACTCTTTCACACGTCGAGTGCGGGAGTGGAATAAGAGACTGAAGGCTGTCAGCTGTCAGTCAAATCACAGCGATGATGTCAGCTGGGTGGCGGACGGAGACTCACGCCATGTTGTCACCAAAGACACGAAGACGAGTCCG GAGTTTCTGGGGTCAGATTTTAAAGTGAAAGAAGTAAAGGACTCCACCTTCACGCTGGCTTTTTGTGAGCAGAAAGAACAG ATCGAACGACTCGTGGATCAGCAGATCCTCATCGACCGTCTTCGCTGCGACCTCATGACCTTGAGGGGTAAAGCATGCTGCAGGGGTCAACACGGACCTCACAGCGCCAGCTTGATCCGACCCAGCTGTGGACACATGCTGATCAGCAAG ATGCACTCCAGTCTACCGGCCGAGTCGCTGGAGAGGCTGATGGCTACCTTTAAGGTGACCAGCCATCGCTTGCAGAGTGAGGAGGAGCGGAAGGATTTCTGTCCTCTACTGAAACAAACACCAGAGGTCAAAGGACAAGAGACAAAAGACAGGAAGGACTTAGTCAGTGGACTTGG ATGGATCAGCAGACAGAAGAAGTCGTCCCTGAAGGAAAAGACATTCGGACAGGAGCAAACGTCCAAGCAAAGACCTCAGCAGGCTACTCGCATCTCTGAGCAGTGTCGTACGAGGCAGAGAACCAGCTTGACTCAGAGGAGGATCCAGATGCTGTCCGCCAACATGTCCTTAAAAGAGGAGCTGGTCAAAGAGATGGAAAAAACCG AGAAGGACACCCTCGCAGCAGTGCGGCACGATTCGGGCGACCGCAGAGAGGACGACGTGCTGGCGCGGCTCTCGGAGCAGAGCAGGAAGTGTCGAGCCACGCTGCGTAACAGCCTGCAGCACATGGACCTGCTGAGGGCTCAGCTGCAGAAGAGCCTTAGGGGGGCCGGCCTTGAGAGCAGTGACAACCCTGAAGAATGGAACCCTGACAGG GTGGACAGTCTGGTTCATTTAAAGGTATACAGAAATCAACAACAGCAGGGGTCAAAGGAGCCACACGAGCGCTGTTGGCTGGAGGAGGCCGAGGAGTTGGAGCTCCGGAGGCGTGCCAAGCagcaggagctggaggaggagctcaGGAGCAGCCGGGAGGTCCTTCAACGCAGGGATGCCTGCCTGCAGCAGAAGAACAAACTGGAGATGGCCAGGCTACGCTCCAGTCAG GCTTTGCGGCAGGATCTTCTCCGTGTGTCAATGCGCTTGGAAACGCTGGAGGAGAAGAAGCATGCCGCACAAACATCAATGAAGGAGCGAGAGACGCTTAAAAAGAGGAGAGACTGCCTGGATTCCCAACTTAAGGACAACATCGTGCTAACTGTGGAG gaggagcagttgGACGAAGCTGTACAAGTCCTGGATGCTGCTCTGGACTTCAAGCAACGATCCATTAAGGACCAGCAGGAGAAGATGGCGTCGCCGTGCGAGAGCGCCCTTATCGCTGACGTCACCGGGAAAGTGAGGACGCTCTCCCAAGCCGAAGCATCGGAGCTGCTTGTCAAATACTTCAACAAA GTGATCAGCCTTCGTCAGACAGAAGGTCGCTTGTGTCTGTACTGCGAGGAGCTGGAGATCTTGTGTGGCGAGCAGGAGGCGGCGTGCAGGCAGCTGGAGGCCGCCTTGCAGCACTTGGCCTTGGACGCTGACCGCAGGCTCACCCTGCAGCAACAGGAACATCAAAGGAACATCCAGTCTCTGCTGCACAAACTTCGAG ACGGCATCTCGGATGAAGCACAGCTGGTACTCCAAGACCGTCTCCAGAACCTGGAGAAGGAACTGTTCTTCTACAAGCACTGTAGTCGCAAGCTGAGGAAGCAACTCAAGGAGTCGCAAAACGACCCCCAACCCGTCGACACGGATGACCCTGCTCAAACGCACCCTGAGCAACAACCGAGCCCatcctcttcttcatcatcatcgtcagcGGACCTGCACGGGGGCGCCAAAGTGGCCCCCGAGTGTCACCAGATAAGCTCGCTGGCGCGTTTCCACGGATACAGCGAAAGATGGCCGcctcaccaccaccatcaccaccacctcGGGTCACGTACGGCGGCCGGTGTACGTCGTAAGAAGCTCAGGGAGCCATCTCCCGCTGACGTGCAAGCTCGGGATTCCGTGGTGGACACCGGCATCGAGATGCTGTCTGACGACTCGCTGGACGTGTCCGCTAGCAGTTAA
- the LOC131128638 gene encoding kinesin-like protein KIF27 isoform X1: protein MIMAEVRIRVAVRLRPLLPRELLHSHRECLRVIPGAPQVMLGSDQLFSFDHAFGPSSSQHEVYESCVRPLTRGLLDGTNATVFCYGQTGSGKTYTLGGNKMDAEGGIISCFAKDVFTLLDKKKQSSSNGVHATVRLSYLELYKEELRDLLELDTSGKDLHIRDNIRGNTVVVGAKEVVVSSSEELLNILEVGNALRQTGATGMNKHSSRSHTILTLWLTQTFPDKPSKAERLSKFCVVDLAGSERVGKTGNTGIRFEESVHINTGLLALGNVIRALTNAGRQRGAYIPYRHAKITRLLRDSLGGNACTLLVACVSPSHHSFAESLSVLKFASKSRHIRHRTDVETPEALTFDTPPLTSKYGNLDHEVQPLRPVLEQTSPHNDDNQTRETSYSLLVHQAAKLLNEVCGTKVNDSFTRRVREWNKRLKAVSCQSNHSDDVSWVADGDSRHVVTKDTKTSPEFLGSDFKVKEVKDSTFTLAFCEQKEQIERLVDQQILIDRLRCDLMTLRGKACCRGQHGPHSASLIRPSCGHMLISKMHSSLPAESLERLMATFKVTSHRLQSEEERKDFCPLLKQTPEVKGQETKDRKDLVSGLGWISRQKKSSLKEKTFGQEQTSKQRPQQATRISEQCRTRQRTSLTQRRIQMLSANMSLKEELVKEMEKTEKDTLAAVRHDSGDRREDDVLARLSEQSRKCRATLRNSLQHMDLLRAQLQKSLRGAGLESSDNPEEWNPDRVDSLVHLKVYRNQQQQGSKEPHERCWLEEAEELELRRRAKQQELEEELRSSREVLQRRDACLQQKNKLEMARLRSSQALRQDLLRVSMRLETLEEKKHAAQTSMKERETLKKRRDCLDSQLKDNIVLTVEEEQLDEAVQVLDAALDFKQRSIKDQQEKMASPCESALIADVTGKVRTLSQAEASELLVKYFNKVISLRQTEGRLCLYCEELEILCGEQEAACRQLEAALQHLALDADRRLTLQQQEHQRNIQSLLHKLRDGISDEAQLVLQDRLQNLEKELFFYKHCSRKLRKQLKESQNDPQPVDTDDPAQTHPEQQPSPSSSSSSSSADLHGGAKVAPECHQISSLARFHGYSERWPPHHHHHHHLGSRTAAGVRRKKLREPSPADVQARDSVVDTGIEMLSDDSLDVSASS from the exons ATGATCATGGCGGAGGTTCGTATCCGTGTGGCGGTTCGGTTGCGTCCACTGCTACCCAGGGAGCTACTACACTCCCACCGGGAATGTTTACGGGTAATCCCGGGGGCCCCTCAAGTGATGCTCGGGTCCGACCAGCTCTTCTCCTTCGACCACGCCTTTGGACCGAGCTCCAGCCAGCATGAAGTGTACGAGTCCTGCGTTCGGCCGCTGACAAGGGGCCTGCTGGACGGAACCAATGCCACCGTCTTCTGTTATGGACAAACCGGGTCTGGGAAGACGTACACGCTGGGAGGGAACAAGATGG ATGCAGAAGGAGGCATCATCTCCTGCTTTGCCAAGGATGTCTTCACCCTGCTGGATAAGAAGAAGCAGAGCAGCAGCAATGGAGTACATGCTACGGTTCGCCTGTCCTACTTGGAACTGTACAAGGAGGAGCTGAGGGATCTTCTGGAGCTCGATACCTCGGGCAAAGACCTTCACATCAGGGATAACATTAGAGGAAACACAG TGGTGGTGGGAGCCAAAGAGGTGGTGGTCTCCTCCTCTGAGGAGCTCCTCAACATCCTGGAGGTGGGCAACGCCTTAAGGCAAACAGGCGCCACCGGCATGAACAAGCACTCCAGCCGCTCCCACACCATCCTCACACTGTGGCTCACCCAGACCTTCCCCGATAAGCCCTCCAAGGCCGAGCGCCTCTCCAAGTTCTGCGTGGTGGACCTAGCCGGCTCGGAGCGTGTCGGTAAAACGGGAAACACTGGGATAAGATTTGAGGAGTCAGTCCACATCAACACGGGCCTCCTGGCGCTGGGCAACGTCATCCGCGCCCTCACCAATGCGGGTCGCCAACGCGGCGCTTATATTCCGTACCGCCACGCCAAAATCACCCGCCTGCTACGTGACTCGCTCGGAGGCAATGCCTGCACCTTATTGGTGGCGTGTGTAAGCCCCTCCCACCACAGCTTTGCAGAAAGTTTAAGCGTACTGAAGTTTGCGTCCAAGTCTCGCCACATTCGCCACCGTACTGATGTGGAAACACCTGAGGCGTTAACCTTTGACACCCCACCCCTGACTTCCAAATATGGTAATCTGGACCATGAAGTCCAGCCTCTGAGACCAGTACTGGAGCAGACCAGTCCACATAACGATGACAACCAGACACGAGAAACATCTTACTCTTTATTGGTCCATCAAGCTGCTAAACTTCTCAATGAGGTCTGTGGCACAAAAGTCAACGACTCTTTCACACGTCGAGTGCGGGAGTGGAATAAGAGACTGAAGGCTGTCAGCTGTCAGTCAAATCACAGCGATGATGTCAGCTGGGTGGCGGACGGAGACTCACGCCATGTTGTCACCAAAGACACGAAGACGAGTCCG GAGTTTCTGGGGTCAGATTTTAAAGTGAAAGAAGTAAAGGACTCCACCTTCACGCTGGCTTTTTGTGAGCAGAAAGAACAG ATCGAACGACTCGTGGATCAGCAGATCCTCATCGACCGTCTTCGCTGCGACCTCATGACCTTGAGGGGTAAAGCATGCTGCAGGGGTCAACACGGACCTCACAGCGCCAGCTTGATCCGACCCAGCTGTGGACACATGCTGATCAGCAAG ATGCACTCCAGTCTACCGGCCGAGTCGCTGGAGAGGCTGATGGCTACCTTTAAGGTGACCAGCCATCGCTTGCAGAGTGAGGAGGAGCGGAAGGATTTCTGTCCTCTACTGAAACAAACACCAGAGGTCAAAGGACAAGAGACAAAAGACAGGAAGGACTTAGTCAGTGGACTTGG ATGGATCAGCAGACAGAAGAAGTCGTCCCTGAAGGAAAAGACATTCGGACAGGAGCAAACGTCCAAGCAAAGACCTCAGCAGGCTACTCGCATCTCTGAGCAGTGTCGTACGAGGCAGAGAACCAGCTTGACTCAGAGGAGGATCCAGATGCTGTCCGCCAACATGTCCTTAAAAGAGGAGCTGGTCAAAGAGATGGAAAAAACCG AGAAGGACACCCTCGCAGCAGTGCGGCACGATTCGGGCGACCGCAGAGAGGACGACGTGCTGGCGCGGCTCTCGGAGCAGAGCAGGAAGTGTCGAGCCACGCTGCGTAACAGCCTGCAGCACATGGACCTGCTGAGGGCTCAGCTGCAGAAGAGCCTTAGGGGGGCCGGCCTTGAGAGCAGTGACAACCCTGAAGAATGGAACCCTGACAGG GTGGACAGTCTGGTTCATTTAAAGGTATACAGAAATCAACAACAGCAGGGGTCAAAGGAGCCACACGAGCGCTGTTGGCTGGAGGAGGCCGAGGAGTTGGAGCTCCGGAGGCGTGCCAAGCagcaggagctggaggaggagctcaGGAGCAGCCGGGAGGTCCTTCAACGCAGGGATGCCTGCCTGCAGCAGAAGAACAAACTGGAGATGGCCAGGCTACGCTCCAGTCAG GCTTTGCGGCAGGATCTTCTCCGTGTGTCAATGCGCTTGGAAACGCTGGAGGAGAAGAAGCATGCCGCACAAACATCAATGAAGGAGCGAGAGACGCTTAAAAAGAGGAGAGACTGCCTGGATTCCCAACTTAAGGACAACATCGTGCTAACTGTGGAG gaggagcagttgGACGAAGCTGTACAAGTCCTGGATGCTGCTCTGGACTTCAAGCAACGATCCATTAAGGACCAGCAGGAGAAGATGGCGTCGCCGTGCGAGAGCGCCCTTATCGCTGACGTCACCGGGAAAGTGAGGACGCTCTCCCAAGCCGAAGCATCGGAGCTGCTTGTCAAATACTTCAACAAA GTGATCAGCCTTCGTCAGACAGAAGGTCGCTTGTGTCTGTACTGCGAGGAGCTGGAGATCTTGTGTGGCGAGCAGGAGGCGGCGTGCAGGCAGCTGGAGGCCGCCTTGCAGCACTTGGCCTTGGACGCTGACCGCAGGCTCACCCTGCAGCAACAGGAACATCAAAGGAACATCCAGTCTCTGCTGCACAAACTTCGAG ACGGCATCTCGGATGAAGCACAGCTGGTACTCCAAGACCGTCTCCAGAACCTGGAGAAGGAACTGTTCTTCTACAAGCACTGTAGTCGCAAGCTGAGGAAGCAACTCAAGGAGTCGCAAAACGACCCCCAACCCGTCGACACGGATGACCCTGCTCAAACGCACCCTGAGCAACAACCGAGCCCatcctcttcttcatcatcatcgtcagcGGACCTGCACGGGGGCGCCAAAGTGGCCCCCGAGTGTCACCAGATAAGCTCGCTGGCGCGTTTCCACGGATACAGCGAAAGATGGCCGcctcaccaccaccatcaccaccacctcGGGTCACGTACGGCGGCCGGTGTACGTCGTAAGAAGCTCAGGGAGCCATCTCCCGCTGACGTGCAAGCTCGGGATTCCGTGGTGGACACCGGCATCGAGATGCTGTCTGACGACTCGCTGGACGTGTCCGCTAGCAGTTAA
- the gkap1 gene encoding G kinase-anchoring protein 1 isoform X2, producing MATIMVPTTASRFALLQIDSDSDSDVSEPGKIANKPGRTSSGKQRSDKTGGGKATQSNDKKKDKRKKRKEQQQSEANELRNLAFKKIPQKSQGPNPSMTLSGIASDLLSPSGVDHNNAPSQGWQQWKQRDEQMTTELYEADLEKALMLSKLEYEQQKQSSTNNTSSPKSRSGKDGGGKKDKKKNPHPKDKKTVSLQDFQAEGSGEPLSRRQEKEEAVAATSALRLGQEERFFNKLTDDVNRIIQREKRREQYSSAHGQEGDASAEHEPDPRAEQLKYELEKKDREIQELKKTITQWEVKYKEVKARNGQLLKMLQQGEMKDKAEILLQVEELLHIKEELSSQVTLLHAALEQERSKLKGLQSEQPKHQGNKRGKKGSEAADL from the exons ATGGCAACCATCATGGTCCCCACTACTGCATCACGCTTCGCCCTGCTTCAAATCGACTCAGACTCCGACTCGGATGTCTCTGAACCCGGTAAGATTGCAAATAAACCCGGGAGGACCTCCTCCGGGAAGCAGCGTTCGGACAAAACAGGGGGAGGCAAAGCCACTCAGAGCAACGataaaaagaaagacaagaggaagaagaggaaggaaCAGCAGCAAAGTGAAGCTAATGAG CTACGCAATCTGGCCTTCAAGAAGATTCCGCAAAAGTCCCAAGGCCCGAATCCCTCAATGACCCTGTCAGGAATTGCCAGCGACCTTCTAAGTCCATCAGGAGTGGACCACAACAATGCTCCATCGCAGGGGTGGCAGCAGTGGAAGCAAAGGGACGAACAG ATGACCACTGAGCTCTACGAGGCCGACTTAGAGAAGGCTTTGATGCTAAGCAAACTGGAGTACGAGCAACAGAAACAG AGCAGCACCAATAACACATCGTCGCCGAAGTCTCGAAGCGGCAAAGATGGCGGCGGCAAGAAGGACAAAAAGAAGAACCCGCACCCCAAAGACAAAAAGACCGTCTCGCTGCAAGACTTCCAAGCTGAAGGGAGCGGAG AACCTTTGAGTCGAAGACAAGAGAAAGAG GAAGCCGTAGCCGCCACGTCAGCTCTGAGGCTGGGCCAGGAGGAGCGTTTCTTCAACAAACTGACAGACGACGTGAATCGAATAATTCAGCGGGAAAAGAGACGTGAGCAGTACAGCAGCGCACACGGGCAAGAAGGCGATGCCTCAGCGGAACATGAGCCG GACCCTCGAGCAGAACAGCTGAAGTACGAGCTGGAGAAGAAGGACCGGGAGATCCAGGAGCTAAAGAAGACCATCACACAATGGGAG GTGAAATACAAGGAGGTGAAAGCAAGAAACGGGCAGCTCCTTAAGATGCTCCAACAAGGAGAGA TGAAGGACAAAGCGGAGATCTTGCTGCAGGTGGAGGAGCTGCTGCATATCAAAGAGGAGCTCTCGTCACAG GTGACTTTACTACACGCCGCCCTGGAACAAGAGCGATCTAAGCTCAAAGGTCTGCAGTCAGAGCAGCCCAAACATCAG GGAAACAAGAGAGGGAAGAAAGGTTCCGAGGCCGCTGATCTGTGA
- the gkap1 gene encoding G kinase-anchoring protein 1 isoform X1, whose product MATIMVPTTASRFALLQIDSDSDSDVSEPGKIANKPGRTSSGKQRSDKTGGGKATQSNDKKKDKRKKRKEQQQSEANELRNLAFKKIPQKSQGPNPSMTLSGIASDLLSPSGVDHNNAPSQGWQQWKQRDEQMTTELYEADLEKALMLSKLEYEQQKQQSSTNNTSSPKSRSGKDGGGKKDKKKNPHPKDKKTVSLQDFQAEGSGEPLSRRQEKEEAVAATSALRLGQEERFFNKLTDDVNRIIQREKRREQYSSAHGQEGDASAEHEPDPRAEQLKYELEKKDREIQELKKTITQWEVKYKEVKARNGQLLKMLQQGEMKDKAEILLQVEELLHIKEELSSQVTLLHAALEQERSKLKGLQSEQPKHQGNKRGKKGSEAADL is encoded by the exons ATGGCAACCATCATGGTCCCCACTACTGCATCACGCTTCGCCCTGCTTCAAATCGACTCAGACTCCGACTCGGATGTCTCTGAACCCGGTAAGATTGCAAATAAACCCGGGAGGACCTCCTCCGGGAAGCAGCGTTCGGACAAAACAGGGGGAGGCAAAGCCACTCAGAGCAACGataaaaagaaagacaagaggaagaagaggaaggaaCAGCAGCAAAGTGAAGCTAATGAG CTACGCAATCTGGCCTTCAAGAAGATTCCGCAAAAGTCCCAAGGCCCGAATCCCTCAATGACCCTGTCAGGAATTGCCAGCGACCTTCTAAGTCCATCAGGAGTGGACCACAACAATGCTCCATCGCAGGGGTGGCAGCAGTGGAAGCAAAGGGACGAACAG ATGACCACTGAGCTCTACGAGGCCGACTTAGAGAAGGCTTTGATGCTAAGCAAACTGGAGTACGAGCAACAGAAACAG CAGAGCAGCACCAATAACACATCGTCGCCGAAGTCTCGAAGCGGCAAAGATGGCGGCGGCAAGAAGGACAAAAAGAAGAACCCGCACCCCAAAGACAAAAAGACCGTCTCGCTGCAAGACTTCCAAGCTGAAGGGAGCGGAG AACCTTTGAGTCGAAGACAAGAGAAAGAG GAAGCCGTAGCCGCCACGTCAGCTCTGAGGCTGGGCCAGGAGGAGCGTTTCTTCAACAAACTGACAGACGACGTGAATCGAATAATTCAGCGGGAAAAGAGACGTGAGCAGTACAGCAGCGCACACGGGCAAGAAGGCGATGCCTCAGCGGAACATGAGCCG GACCCTCGAGCAGAACAGCTGAAGTACGAGCTGGAGAAGAAGGACCGGGAGATCCAGGAGCTAAAGAAGACCATCACACAATGGGAG GTGAAATACAAGGAGGTGAAAGCAAGAAACGGGCAGCTCCTTAAGATGCTCCAACAAGGAGAGA TGAAGGACAAAGCGGAGATCTTGCTGCAGGTGGAGGAGCTGCTGCATATCAAAGAGGAGCTCTCGTCACAG GTGACTTTACTACACGCCGCCCTGGAACAAGAGCGATCTAAGCTCAAAGGTCTGCAGTCAGAGCAGCCCAAACATCAG GGAAACAAGAGAGGGAAGAAAGGTTCCGAGGCCGCTGATCTGTGA
- the LOC131128153 gene encoding probable gluconokinase, translated as MIYIIMGVSGSGKSSLGAFLSEKLGWPLHEGDNYHPEENVAKMARGEALTDQDRFPWLLRLHDVIERERRSGCNALVACSALKPIYRFILLHGSKDLPSSSSSSPPGPLLPTSLPDVFFLFLHGAYDVIHQRMVARTGHYMKVDLLESQFEALEPPHEQENVVLLDVRRSIPDIAMEVEMHLRNHKNSQN; from the exons ATGATCTACATCATCATGGGGGTGTCAGGCTCTGGGAA AAGCTCTCTAGGAGCCTTCCTATCGGAAAAG TTGGGTTGGCCTCTACACGAAGGGGACAACTACCACCCGGAGGAGAACGTGGCCAAAATGGCTCGAGGAGAAGCCCTCACGGATCAG GATCGATTCCCTTGGCTTCTCAGATTACATGACGTCATCGAAAG AGAAAGGCGTTCAGGCTGCAATGCGCTGGTGGCGTGCTCCGCCTTGAAGCCCATCTACAGATTCATCCTCCTCCATGGCTCCAAAGACCTcccctcttcctcttcatcttcaCCTCCAGGACCTCTTCTTCCCACCTCCCTTCCAGatgtcttcttcctcttcctgcacGGAGCCTACGATGTCATACACCAAAGGATGGTGGCCAGGACGGGACACTACATGAAGGTAGATCTGCTGGAATCACAGTTCGAGGCTTTGGAGCCACCTCATGAGCAGGAGAATGTGGTTCTTCTGGATGTCAGGAGGAGCATACCTGACATAGCCATGGAGGTGGAAATGCACCTCAGGAACCACAAGAATTCTCAGAACTAA